The DNA segment TAACATTAGAGAATCAGTAATATCACTAATGTgctaatgatataaaatattccACAGTGGACCTGAGTAAACGCAGAACACTCAAAACGAAAGTAGTTTAGTCAAATAAGTTACATCCTGGTTGAAATGATTTGTAAAATTCACTTAATGATGATGAGTAATATAGTTAGAGATAAAATCTATAATCTGTGATGTAAAATTGAACTAATAATAACTGAATTAGATAGTATACAAGCCAAGCTAATCTACTCTCAAGAAAAGATAACTAATGAAACATTTCCCTAATTACAAAGCATTGATTAATTGAATAGATATTTTACGATAAATTAAGATAAagatatattcatttatttatttatttttgtacatatatgtatatgttgttttgagGATAAATATGATGCTTGCCGACCAAACATGCTACTAAGTGGAATCCAGACAGTTCGAAatcttaaaataagaataaagttTCACCTTTTGTCTCAAATGTCTCTTGTAGAAAGTAAAAGCTTCCTTAATTCACGTCAAGAATCCATTCCTCCATTATTTCACGCAGTTCCATACCGTTACAACCccatttctcttttttctttgatttctcTCTTCCTCCTCGACTTCTCTTATCTCTCTTCATTCTCTGCTTTCTCTCATGGCAAATGTAAGAGTTTTATTAATCTCATTCTTTGGTTTGCAAATTGCAACTGACAAGGATTGTTTTTGTTGCCTGTGGCCAGGTTGTGGAAGTGAAAGTTGGTTTGCACTGTGACGATTGTATCAAGAAAATCCTCAAAGCCATAAAGAAGATAGAAGGTTCTTGTTTTTCCCAGcaccaatataaaaaaacatgtacctttttttcttctttctttggaACCCTTTTGCTTAGTTTAAAACTTGAGGCCTTATATAATCTCTTGCAGACATTGAAACGTATAACGTCGACACAAAACTGAACAAGGTGATCGTTACTGGCAACGTCACAACAGAAAAAGTTATCAGGGTCCTTCAAAAGATTGGCAAAAATGCAATTGTCTGGAAAGATGATCAAAGCGATAACTCAGTAGTTTAGTGTACCACactcttccatcatttttcatacTATCTACGGTGGAATTTAATAATCTATAGATTGTGAActgtttaattatattattaaatttcaattgtAACACTTCATATTTTCTATGTGTGTATGAATATCTTAGATTTAATTATCATTTCTGTCAATATATACacacaaaatattttcaagataCACAGCATGAAATTGGTGAATGTTACTTATGTCATATGTCATGTATTGATATATCGTGAAATTTAGTCATACTTCATGTTGAACTTTACTCAGTTTTAGCATAGGGTTTATCCTGGAAcgataactttttaaaaatcataata comes from the Vigna radiata var. radiata cultivar VC1973A chromosome 2, Vradiata_ver6, whole genome shotgun sequence genome and includes:
- the LOC106755969 gene encoding heavy metal-associated isoprenylated plant protein 19, with the translated sequence MANVVEVKVGLHCDDCIKKILKAIKKIEDIETYNVDTKLNKVIVTGNVTTEKVIRVLQKIGKNAIVWKDDQSDNSVV